Sequence from the Diorhabda carinulata isolate Delta chromosome 5, icDioCari1.1, whole genome shotgun sequence genome:
GTGTCTAATCATAAGAGATCGGCGGCTTTAAACTTGTCGCGACGAATTTTACAGCGAATTTTGAAGTCGGATCTTAAACTGCATCCTTATAAGCTCCAGTTAAcacaggaattaaaagataccgACTTTGGGGCAAAGTTGGAATTTGTTGTAGAAATGCTTAATCGATTTTTCCACTTTTGACAACATCCTTTTTTCAGATGAggctcattttcatttaaataggTTTGTAACCGACAGAATTGTCGTTATTGGaccaaaaaaatacaaaaatgaaacatcacAAACCACTGCTTAATCCGAAAGTAACGGTATGGGCAGCAATCTGAAGcaaaggaattattggtcctTTCTTCTTTGAAGATTCACGAAGACGAAACATCACCGTTAACACCGACCGCTATGTTGCGATGTTAGAAGGATATTTGACTCCAGAACTTGGCGGCTGTGAGACGGATGTTtcctgaaaaacaaatttccaaaagAAGTGATATCCATTGGCCACCACGTAACCTTAACTTGACGCCTCTTGATTTTTTGCGGGGACACAAATATGAAGTCTACATGAACAATCCGAGGGACAGGAAAATATCCGCCAGGAAATGGCACCAATCACCCCagatttattgaatattaatcGAGATGACTAGGGTCAGCATACCTGAGATTCTGATGAGTTTGTGATTAACAAAGAAGTAAGGCAAATCCATTTGCTATCTGCACTATTCATGTATTAGAATATATAATTCATTAAGGACATAATAATGACGAGAGATCCTTTGGGCCAGAAATCGTGAATTATTTGGAGACGAAAGTTTTTGAAGACGGTACCGAAGAGGAAATTGAAATTCTGCAGCAGAAAGACGATGATGAAGATGAAGGAGAAGATgaagttaaataaaattagaacttGTTGAAATTATAACCTTAATATTACGAGTTTTTGATTGAGACTACCAGTTGACCTCAGATAATTCTCTGACCGCGCGCTCTACgccctctatctcgaaaacagtataaaaaagtattaaaaaacgTTAAATACAAAAGTTGCGGAGAATTATATTCTCTACAATACTGATACTTGTAGCATAAAACAcatagaaaacgagatattttcaaaaaatgtaaaaagaatcgatttttgtgacctttgaTTTGAAAACTTGCGACAAAATAGTTTTGGGAttccaaaatacaaatttttacgttgtaatatactgggtatgtCAATTTTTCGAGATATTCACCTAATTTGGCCTAAGATGACTGGACTACAAATCTTAGTACCTGTAAGACTGGAAGAGCAAGGGGCACTAGGCAATAAAGACTATCAAACACCGTATATTTGTCTTTAATGTACTAGTAAAATAATCTATTCACTCGGTATATATATCAGAAGTCTAGATAAATAAAGCAATCTTATCTACTACTAAATGATAATCATTTTCCAACTCGATTTGAAGGAATCAACGGCTTGAATATATGTCAAGTATTTGCAATAGCTCAAGTTATGTGTTTGACTTACctcgaataaaacaaaaacattacgTAACCAGACATCTCCGTGAGTAATTACCGTTTCGGTAGGTACGTTGGAGAGAATGTCTTCGATGATAGATAAAGTACCTTTTTGGATgtcttttaaaagtttatcTCGTATATCATACCTGTTTTCTTCCATCAACATATCTAATGTCATTTTCAAaccagtttttaaattattttctatatttgacAGCAAGAATACATCTTTGATATCGGGCttccatttatttataatgcTCAAAAATTCACCGGATTCTTCGAATTGGGCCGAATATGTAACAGCGTGGAATGTAGCTAGCGCCTTCAAAACTGAAGTTATGATATTTTGATCGATAGCCAATTGTCCAACAGTCTGTTTGTATCCTAGATCCTGCAGcgtattaaaaatcaaaacttcCCGATCTTCAGTAGTGAACGTTCTACAGCAATATGGTATACAAAGTTTAAAAGAATCAGGCGgtgattttttttgcaaaaatttcacCAAGTACGGTACTATGAactcgtgaaaaaatatttctcttttgaATGCAGTTCTAACGTAATCATCATCGGAAGTTTTTTCACTCATTTTTATACTCAAATCCATATGAAGTTGTCTGTCATCGTAATCTGTTCCAGTTATATGGACCGACACTAGTATTCCTCCACCTCCGTATACGAAGTGATGCGGCACTACCGAAAACTTGATTtcatatttggaaattttcatttcttccgccaaattctcaatgtatgaaaaaatctcatttttcgTAACATCATCTAGCATTGTGCTATAAttctgataatatttttttctattttttgttagaTTGCTTTTATCTCGAGTACCTTCCTAATATCCTCccattattcaaaaatacagtATCTATTTTAAGTTACAGCATATGCTCAGCAGTAACAATactttatttacattattttatcatctgatatatatatatatatctgtttatCGCTGACTGAATTAAGACCAGCATTTATCACATCATTGAACTgtaattggaatttttgatatatggataccaaaaaaaaaaatgaaaacgattTATTAACAACTCCCTTTACTCCATATGTATTAAAAATCCTAATTTTGCGTTTCGTATAtacttaaatgaaaaaaaaatagggtgaattaaataactcaaatcctaggttgtttgaaaaataccgCTGCATTGaaaagtacataatctatacaACAAATGTACCATGTTTGAAGACACCGCGTTCTTAGTACAGTGAAACTTGGTTAAGTGAGACATCAAGGGACCTGCACTGTCGTTTCACTTATAGAGGTATTCCACTTACTCAGTGTCTCAGATAtacaggtataaataaatatctgtctcATTTACAAAGGGTTCCATTAATAAAGGTGAGAATACAGGTTATTTCAGTTATAcaggttaaattattaaataaaataaaataacgtgTTATGTGTCTAAAtgagttttaataaaaaaaatagtacttAAAGGTAATCATACAAATTTAtgtaatcaacaaaaatattcaagcACGTTTTTACACGTAATATGTACTCAACGACAAGAGCTGAGCTCTTAAATATATGATGATG
This genomic interval carries:
- the LOC130894257 gene encoding uncharacterized protein LOC130894257, whose amino-acid sequence is MLDDVTKNEIFSYIENLAEEMKISKYEIKFSVVPHHFVYGGGGILVSVHITGTDYDDRQLHMDLSIKMSEKTSDDDYVRTAFKREIFFHEFIVPYLVKFLQKKSPPDSFKLCIPYCCRTFTTEDREVLIFNTLQDLGYKQTVGQLAIDQNIITSVLKALATFHAVTYSAQFEESGEFLSIINKWKPDIKDVFLLSNIENNLKTGLKMTLDMLMEENRYDIRDKLLKDIQKGTLSIIEDILSNVPTETVITHGDVWLRNVFVLFEKNNPTIAKDVKIIYWHLTTLHSPVLDLGYFLYLSSSENINTNYEKYVEYYYREFAEVLVRLGTDPAKFPFLTLLHHLENYSLMPLVVALGGIPLIILYDEMKVDVEEYETMQYANLQGNVKNLIKKKLLGILELHYKYYGK